The Microplitis demolitor isolate Queensland-Clemson2020A chromosome 9, iyMicDemo2.1a, whole genome shotgun sequence genomic sequence AGagaatttaaagttatttagaataattgaatttctggaattattttttaatgcattGAATGACAAAGTAATAGCATACATTTTTGGTTtctcttataaataaaaattctttggaataagttaaattttgaaatcattttcaattgaattgaataagaaataaatatcgtTTATTTCcttgcttaaaaaaataataaaactactaGTAACAAACTTATTAACCACTGGGGggatatcttttatttttcaattttggtAAAGAAGAGGTCTTTTTTGTTTCCGATATATGATGGGATTTGAACTGCCGACCCTTCGATTGAACCTCTGAGAACAGTTCAACTCATGTGCTTTAGcccagttttttttaataaattatttgatttttttttttcttaatgttgaaaaatgtcagtttcaaagtttattaaataaattaaattagaacaaaaaacagataaaattcCCCTcgtatattcttaaaatatctaaacagaaaattaattaaatgcatATGTGCCCAAATATTCATCAAACGTacacataattataatataatttatgaaataaatattattatactattttttctttaatttttatctacttaagtgaacaaaattttcatttattatgtAGGAGGAACAAAGATAGtgtagtgaaaaaaaagtgggAGAACGTCTGCGTGAATCCAAGAAAAAACATTTGGCTCAAAACAGCATCTATCTTGGATTAAGATTTGTACTGAATTTGAagttaaaacattttattgacTGAAACGATCGTATTACTTTATTCATCAATGACTTTATATCATATTACTTTATTCTAAAATGTTACTTTCTTTAATTGAACATTCAGATTATTCGATTAAAGTAATAAACTTATTACAGTGagaaacaaaatttatcaaatcaaggagttaaaattatttataactagctAATTCTACTTTTAAATCaatctttaaagttttattgagtcaaaaatactttttctttGTTCAAGATTTAAAACCcaacgaatttttttacttctttaaaGGAAAGCTTGATTTCCGTTTCATATCCCCAAAagtttcttggctcaagataaattttttagagctAAATAATTCTTTTCTCTTGTCAAATCCATTTGAACCATTTCAAGTACTTTAAAGATGTTAGAAattgagttattattttacgatttaaaAGGGTTAAGTGGCATTCCATCCGAAAAATTCTATCGAATCGCTTTAAATCCATTAAATTAACATGAAACCGATACTTCTTCctcattcaatttaatttaaaatgattcaaaagttCAAAtcatatcaaataattttaaatcagtcGAGGAACCAAAAATTgcggtattattttttaattcaatttaatttaaaataattcgagagtttgaattgtttaaaattattctaaatcaGCCGAGGAACCAGAGATTCCGgtattatttcttcatttaatttattttgaaatgattcgggggtttgaattattttaaataattctaaacaataaaatactatttcattattttttaatttaacctttAGTTACTCGTGTCCACTCGCCCGACGATTTTCATCGCGTGGCGATCACTGTGCCGCCCATGCTAAATGAAACGCGACGTTGACAAATCATACTgctttaatgaattatttcttACAGTAACAACAGTAAGTTTGGCAACGCGGTTACAAAAATTGAATCTACGATTCAACTCGCATAATGAGCACTGTGCCgcttttttacatttttgttatacataaatatactttttttatatttaaaatgtatatatattaattatacacatatatgaaaaaaatatagattacAAAGAGAGAATTGGTTAAGGATCAAGTCATAAATACCCATACAGTAACTTTTATTGCAATTTTAGTCAAAAAGGCGGCGTCACGCTCATAGCGCGAGTAACGAAAggttaatatgatttaaatgatttattccATCATATTTTCATCCGAAAATTTTAGGCCGATCTGATCAACATTTACATATTCTacattcaataatatttatacgcctaaatattaaaaaaaaattaacattatgaactttttttttcatctaagtACTAATATATCTTAATGTatgttttttaaagtataCTAAAATTCGTTGATGCTTTCATAAGAAAAacgtattaattttatagaattttgttCAGcatattaaaacataaaaattttaatagaaatttaatatttatatatgtatctaaaACCAgcctgaaattttcaatttaaaaccaTTGTATGATAGTTCTCTCAGTGACAAGAAGAAGTCGGTCATGAGGAATatttaagattattatttaacatattgCTAATTTCTTAATTGCTTCTAATTTAGTTATTAGAAATGCTTGGCTATacctttttttcattattgttaaACCCAGTCCCTTCTGCTTCACTGTGCCCATTTTCTATAATGACAATTGGTTCGATATATTGATGCTCTGTGTCATCAAACATATCGTCTTCCGTGTCAGTTTCTTCTATAATTTAGTCTAGTTTTCATCGGTCGCGTATTAATTGGTGAATCACATCCATCGCTAAATTCTCCTTTATCGGTAGAGGAATCAGACAGAACTTGAATGTTATCATAatcatttgataaatttaattctaattGCTTTTCCTTTACGTCACTATCTACTTTCTGCTCATTGGAGATCCTTTCCTAGATgaataatacataataaaggattacaaaaatttacgaatttaaaaatatatcagcgCAAGGATGCAAATCTTAGTACTTGCTCAATTTTTCTGATTGGTGTATACATACTTTGTGATTATTACtgttacttttttctttatgaacTTTAATGATTTCatctattttttgttttttactctTCAATTCACTTTGTTTTTTgttctgtaaataaaaattaaagaaaaaattcatcataaaTAATGCTTCTATGCAGCTAAAGCTTTTCAATTGCTAGATTTTGTATAAACCTTTCTAGATAATTTTGCTGTAGCGACCACTGATTCCTCTTCCATATCAGTACTTGTAGATGATTCTAAAGATGAAGGATTCGTTATCACCGGGTCTCGAACGCGAAAATTATCGTCAGACAAAGCATCTTCTGAATctgaaatttatcattttagtgtgtgaaataattgtttgagtgactgataactttataaaaatattatgcaaCTAATTACGAAAAGGATAacccccatgaaaaaaatttataaaaaaaaatatgttcaaatttaagaaaaaaatacatatttaatatatgaatatatattaaatatgtataagaaatatgttttaaatagcttacttttggccgatttttgcatatattttatacatttcgaatatattaaaaatttatctcagaATATCTAAAAAGtgcatacataaaaatatagatatggtagtataaaaaaatctattagtaacatatttaaaacttatgaaaaatataaatatgaaaatatgaaaaatatagttttaatttaaacaacaacctatataaaaaaattttttttttaaattatataaaaaatatatttttaagttaattaactatctaaggaaaaaaatatttaaaaattgtattgagcatatattttttatataaacttttcatattttttgtacCCAGGTTGTTGGTTCTatgaaacatatatatttcttaaataattcttttatattttcctaattatattttttatagatttaaaatatattactaatatattctttttatattaccgtacctatattttttttaatatttttaaatattaagaaaatatatttttatacacgtgtttttcatatattctaagatattttgttaatatatttaaaatatatacgaaaatcTGCCCAAAGctagctatttaaaatacatttttaatatacttattttatattttaacaaatattttttttttaaatttttttcaggagGAAGTCAGATGGCTGCTGTTCAATTATATAACTTATAGTCCATTGATATGTTGCgtgaattgaaaaatgaataactaaaatatttcaattaagtATTCATCGATATTATACTTAATTCGCGGCAGATTGTTCGACCTATAATAAAGCATAATGTCAAAACCGGGTTctcattattttatgttatttttaattttcaatctgTTGAATTTACGACTGCaaatattgaaagaaaaaaaaaataataccaataataataaaaatttttcgataaaaaattttaattacatccACTTtttccgagaaaaaaaattctatgtttgttttttaataatttctttatgaGTTAACGTGAAagtaatgaaagaaaaaaatttgttttttatatatttaaaagttgatatatcattttcaatttaagaGAGAACACGTTCCTTTATTCCTCTTCTAAGGTTGAATTATCGGTATAGAAAAACCGTTGgttgaattcaaaaatatacagggCTATTGAGGGCACAATTAACTATGAAATCAggttcatttttatatttatatgaaaatactaaggataaataataatattacagtGTTTAGCTAATTGACATGatagaatatattaaaagcTTCTACAGAAACAGCTATAGACTAGgcccaatttttaaaaaattttacgactTAAAATAAAGCatgtaaaatgtaattaacTTACTTGTTAAATTaccaaaatttcgattttacTTTTGACTTACCTGATAAACCTAAAATGACGCATTTAAATTGCGTCTCGCCGTCATTGTAATGATAAAccttatttttagtttatgcACTGTAATTACTAAAATCACGAATGTTACGGGTTTCcacaatcattttttcattattgtgGTGGGGTAATTTTACCAATGCATACTTCATTTTGTacgaaaataactttttaattaatggaatCGAAATACACTGTACGGCACGTCACAATAAAACACGTGTTACTCGATAGAGATAACAAGTACGAACAAGTGAACACTGGATCTGTCTTTCCGTCTCTGAGCTTTGCAGacgtatgtgtgtgtgtgtgtgtgcatgtgtCACGTGAAGTAGTCAACCATACAACGCACCCTCCCCCCGTCCTTCTCGTTAGTCGCGTGTCCGATGAACCGGCGTAAAAGACTTCGTAACTAATAGGAAGTAGAAAAAATGCGTCCACCGGACCATCTTAACACTTTTCTTTGTTTCACATATTTctaatgtatacatatatatctttatatgtataattaatgGTAAAGCTTAAAtggaatatttaattagtgAAGCCACAAAACAATTTCATTCCATATATCCTGTTCATCAAATACTCGAAATCCAATTATTATATCACGTTGTAAATTGCAGAAAtatgcattaaataaataaatttgattatttcattttggaaaattattgAGATGTTATGTTAACTACCAACATTTATTTaaggtaaaaaatatcttttaaatttgtaaaattgaaaactaaaaattttagatttttaccTAGCTCAAGAAGTATAATGCTTTCGTTTAAACttctcaatttatattaaatagcTTTTGTCATACTATAGAAGTGTATGTTATTGTGTCGTATATTTTCAACTGGATTATATTGCAAATAATATACACAGAAGTAAAAGATTCCTTggtgaaagaaatttttacttgtaaaaTGTATCATAAAGTTGTTGTTTTGTTGCaaccatgaatttttttgcaattcaataaaaatacatgaacgcaaaaaaattaaagaaacagaaaaagttttataaattttttagtaattttttgaaggctgtaactttctgaaaaataatcgtatcgagattttaaaaaatgcattttatagcttgaaatctctactttcggtgaatttttattaaaattttctaaaagctCTGGTTATTGCGCAAACATGAGAATACCGcgagataaataatttctacattgttttttttcccCACGGTCCGTGGgaaaattttgtcaactaaACCAATGTATACGTCATTTAGCAAATTTATCCAACTTcaatttggcttttttttaacttcgtAAGACGAATTTTCGCAGAGATATCAGCCATCAAACAAAATATGATCCTTTTGGCTTTGACTATCGATATTTAGGGTACCAATAATCGCACAATAAATTTGAGAGcggcgttaaaaacttgaataaattccctacaagacCCGtacatcatttttaaaaaaaaaaatttgtttttatttttaacatccattcgaagtaagtacaaaaaaaagatttttttttcattgattaacaaaaaatagaaGGAAAAATGTGTCCACTCTGGGATTGGCGGGAAAAATCGTAGAGttaattgaagtttttttttgaaaataaaaacaaaaataaaaatggcgaactttaaaaaaataacggtttttctcaaaaaaaccaaaaatttcagagtttattgttttgaaatttttttctgaaaagcACATtggaagacaaaaattttgaaaagaaaaaaacgtcccaattaattaatttttaaagaatctatagcttttcgaaaaaataaaagccttattttttaaaaactcataactttttttgagttgggtaaaaaaatttgaaaatattctgaaaaatgattttaatggggtagaaacgaaataaaaatttacagccAAATCGAAAGGGGTCAGGGTTGAAAGTGGTCGATTTGGCATGAAAAGCCTCACATAttctaagatatttttttaatatattcacattacaaatttaaaatacacaaatatatacgaaaatcTGTCAATAATGggctattattaatatattttcatacatattttatatatattatttgtatttttttttactatatttttttatgagaaaattaatctttcatttaaatgatttattttctttaatatattattttgaacacAATACAACACTCAGTTAAAGTCGTAGTATGTTGAGTTGAGAACATGTATTTGAGTAGAAAGTAAACAAATGAGCATTAAACTTTAAGACCTTAGGTACTCATGTTGATGATATATTGTTTGAGTTCGAAGTGACAACAAGGCAATGTGTTTCATTTCAGATTTCAATCATATATATggggcgttccacgccaaatcggacggtttcaaaaatttattttttttattttcttaattgttgggtattttttagtactccTCAGAAGAGGCTTCTTggcaaattttgagattttttttaatcattggcTTATGGAATCTTTGAAgaaaccgctctttttatggttttttgatCATAACTTCCGTAATAATGGTCGAAAtgcaatgtttttttttcaaaatttttgtttttatatggcctttacagaaaaaaaaatacaaaacaaatTTACGAAATGCTTTTAAtcgagattttttaattttaagtttttaactgtgatttcaaaaaaagatgtatccttcaattttctttaaaattttctatcttaaACTTCTATCCATTCTCCAACTTTTATGTCCGGTCCGGTAGTGGGCCTtccataattactattttttttcgatttttaaaaattgaaataatttttttttcgctataaatGATTATCAGTCCTGATTTTTGACACTGTATACTTGTTTTTCTTgcatattataaattgatttcaatattttttgttctgaatatcgaaaaaacaatgtaatcgtgatttctaataattaaaaatgaaatgtttagaattattgaacaaagttaaaattttctcgagcCAAGAGAATCCCTTTTGGTCAGAAGAGATTTCTACTTTAGCCACGAAAATtgagattttcaaaaatattttcttcaatgaAGAATATTTACCTGAAGtcaagaattttatttctgtcTAATTAAAGATTCTCTAAaagaaaatacaatatttaaaatattataaagctTAGATTTGTAATGTAATCAGGTCCAAAAAACTACAAGATActagcaaataattttttcatgtaaattttttttgtaacatcAAGTCAAACTTGACTTTTATATTATGACCAAAATAttaaccataaataataaatcaggAAAGAATCATTGTAGAACGcttaaattctatttttctaCTGaagcttaatttttaaattaattgagacTTGCATAAGTATGTGATAATTAtgatcattaataattattaattaatgctgTTGtcaagattttgaaaattaaaattgcaatTTCGCCGAAAAACGGAagtgaaaagttttttatcgtaattttattcttttttgaatcaaatcaaaaaacaaaaaattgaaacttattATCCAGAAGAAACTAAATTTGTTGATAaccagcaatttttttttttttttttttcatattttttttaatatataaggTAAGCGACCCAGTACTCGAAgagggaactagtacccgatcactcttGTCTTTGTACATCTATACttctaaattttactaaatatagatatacaaatacacaGTGATtgagtatatatacatatatatacatatatatatatgtatatagcgAGAATAAAGTGAAGCTACAGGCACAATAATAACGTGAAAATAACAACGGTAAAGTGAGACGCACCTAGCGTCTGCAGTGGAAAGAGAAGTTCTTAGAAACATACGTAAAGTATAGCACACATATAATATTGTAGATACATAGGGTCTATACTAATACTAACCTTCAGTCGTTGTTATTGCT encodes the following:
- the LOC103572238 gene encoding uncharacterized protein LOC103572238, which encodes MEEESVVATAKLSRKNKKQSELKSKKQKIDEIIKVHKEKSNSNNHKERISNEQKVDSDVKEKQLELNLSNDYDNIQVLSDSSTDKGEFSDGCDSPINTRPMKTRLNYRRN